One Aegilops tauschii subsp. strangulata cultivar AL8/78 chromosome 7, Aet v6.0, whole genome shotgun sequence genomic window carries:
- the LOC109769516 gene encoding G-type lectin S-receptor-like serine/threonine-protein kinase At2g19130 encodes MSQITATFMALALCFAPAVGAAATLSARRPLRGKDTLASAQGKFELGLFTPAGSSGDRFYLGIWYKNIPGQTIIWVGNRVSPLSSVASAELRVSAEDGNLELVGPTGASASPAVVWSSNLPSSLSPGSKNMAEIRDNGNLVLVDGGNSSNVLWQSFDHPTDTQVPEAWVGENKLTGEYQALTSWRNAQDPAPGMFSDTLDPNGTSEIFFMWNRSYVYWRSGVWTGSFFARLPEAPKNFIYKSTYVETPAYRRVINVLYDNATMARHVLDLTGQLKMYVWMPTSQSWQVLWTAPMVSCDVYALCGTFGLCDQSGKLPCGCLPGFAPVSEWNWTLSDWSGGCHRSWPLTCAPNGSTTDGFLALPDVKLPDDSPAVGAAKSKLECESTCLKSCSCQAYAFSAGECTVWHGELRNLQRLYVDSDSPGSDLYLRLSERGLQDLRGSVDRKKMGRKLWLVLGIVLAGVAAVGASVILAWRIVLARRRRLTRMANVNGSSLAVYSYGDLRAATKNFSDRLGGGGFGSVYHGVLKQHKGDNSTHVQVAVKKLESLGWQGDKQFRTEVSTLGLIHHVNLVRLLGFCSSADEKMLVYEYMPRGSLDSLLFRDDACLSWRDRHCIMVGVARGLAYLHLGCRECIIHCDIKPENILLDEDMSPRIADFGMAKLVGRDFSRALTTMRGTIGYLAPEWISGQPISTKADVYSFGMVLFELISGRRNSEGYSEVEAARSGCSDSWTFFPVWAAGKIVDGEVGAVADPRLRGQVRPEELERTCRVACWCIQDDEALRPTMAQVVQALEGVVHVHAPPVPRVLQHIVS; translated from the coding sequence ATGTCACAGATCACTGCCACTTTCATGGCCCTTGCCTTGTGCTTCGCCCCTGCAGTGGGTGCAGCGGCGACTCTCTCGGCGCGGCGTCCGCTGCGGGGCAAGGACACGCTGGCCTCAGCACAGGGCAAGTTCGAGCTCGGCCTCTTCACCCCTGCTGGTAGCTCCGGCGACAGGTTCTACCTCGGGATCTGGTACAAGAACATCCCCGGCCAGACCATCATCTGGGTGGGCAACCGCGTGAGTCCCCTGTCTTCTGTCGCCTCCGCTGAGCTTCGTGTGTCCGCTGAAGACGGCAACCTCGAACTTGTCGGTCCAACCGGCGCCTCTGCCTCGCCGGCCGTCGTCTGGTCTTCGAACCTGCCGTCTTCCTTGTCGCCAGGCTCAAAAAACATGGCGGAGATCCGCGACAACGGCAACCTGGTCCTTGTCGACGGCGGCAACTCCTCCAACGTGCTGTGGCAGAGCTTCGACCACCCCACGGACACGCAGGTGCCCGAAGCGTGGGTCGGGGAAAACAAGCTCACCGGTGAGTACCAGGCGCTGACGTCGTGGCGAAACGCCCAAGACCCCGCACCGGGGATGTTCAGCGACACCCTGGACCCCAACGGCACCAGCGAAATCTTCTTCATGTGGAACCGCTCCTACGTGTACTGGCGGAGCGGCGTCTGGACGGGGAGCTTCTTCGCGAGGCTGCCAGAAGCGCCGAAAAACTTCATCTACAAATCGACTTACGTCGAGACACCGGCGTATCGGCGCGTCATCAACGTGCTCTACGACAACGCAACCATGGCGCGCCACGTGCTCGATCTCACAGGCCAGTTGAAGATGTACGTCTGGATGCCCACGAGCCAGAGCTGGCAAGTCTTGTGGACCGCGCCCATGGTGTCGTGCGACGTGTACGCGCTTTGTGGCACGTTCGGCCTTTGCGATCAGAGCGGCAAGCTACCTTGCGGGTGTCTGCCCGGGTTCGCTCCGGTGTCAGAGTGGAATTGGACGCTCAGCGACTGGAGCGGTGGGTGCCACCGGAGCTGGCCGCTCACATGCGCACCGAACGGATCGACAACGGATGGGTTCCTGGCACTGCCAGACGTGAAGCTCCCTGATGACTCCCCCGCCGTGGGCGCTGCCAAGAGCAAACTAGAGTGTGAATCGACTTGTCTAAAGAGCTGCTCTTGCCAAGCCTACGCCTTCTCTGCCGGGGAGTGCACCGTCTGGCACGGAGAGCTCCGCAACCTTCAGCGACTCTATGTGGACTCCGACAGCCCCGGGTCAGACCTTTATCTTCGGCTTTCAGAAAGAGGATTGCAAGACCTCCGTGGCAGCGTAGACAGGAAGAAAATGGGGAGAAAGTTATGGCTTGTTCTTGGCATCGTATTGGCCGGTGTTGCAGCAGTGGGTGCGTCGGTCATACTAGCCTGGAGAATTGTTCTTGCCCGGAGGAGGAGACTGACTAGAATGGCAAACGTGAATGGGTCCTCCTTGGCCGTGTACAGCTATGGCGACCTGCGTGCTGCCACGAAGAACTTCTCGGACCGGCTCGGCGGCGGAGGCTTCGGGTCAGTGTACCACGGCGTCCTGAAGCAGCATAAGGGAGACAACTCGACCCATGTTCAGGTGGCAGTCAAGAAGCTGGAAAGTCTCGGGTGGCAGGGCGACAAGCAGTTCCGGACCGAGGTGAGCACCCTGGGGCTTATCCATCATGTGAACCTCGTCCGGCTCCTCGGGTTTTGCTCATCGGCTGACGAAAAGATGCTCGTCTACGAGTACATGCCCAGAGGCTCCCTCGACAGCCTCCTCTTCCGCGACGATGCGTGCCTGAGCTGGCGCGACCGACACTGCATAATGGTCGGTGTGGCGAGAGGGCTGGCCTACCTACACCTTGGCTGCCGCGAGTGCATCATACACTGTGACATCAAGCCAGAGAACATCCTGCTGGATGAGGACATGTCCCCGAGAATCGCCGATTTTGGGATGGCGAAGCTGGTGGGGAGGGACTTCAGCCGCGCGCTGACGACGATGCGGGGCACCATCGGGTACCTGGCGCCGGAGTGGATCTCTGGGCAGCCCATCAGCACCAAGGCGGACGTGTACAGCTTCGGGATGGTGCTCTTCGAGCTCATCTCGGGACGACGAAACTCTGAGGGATACAGTGAGGTGGAGGCGGCAAGAAGCGGGTGTAGTGATTCGTGGACCTTCTTCCCAGTGTGGGCTGCAGGAAAGATTGTTGATGGGGAAGTCGGCGCCGTGGCAGACCCACGGCTACGCGGCCAGGTGAGGCCGGAGGAGCTGGAGCGGACGTGCAGGGTGGCGTGCTGGTGCATCCAGGACGACGAGGCATTGCGGCCAACCATGGCGCAGGTCGTGCAGGCGCTAGAGGGCGTCGTCCATGTCCACGCGCCGCCGGTGCCGCGAGTGCTACAGCACATCGTCTCATGA